In the Mya arenaria isolate MELC-2E11 chromosome 11, ASM2691426v1 genome, one interval contains:
- the LOC128209720 gene encoding oviduct-specific glycoprotein-like, translating to MQLQIGDSSWNFPNWYDAEFKWNNTDKKNSTQTKVDTTRSTFGTTWRISGTTLRANHTKRSTSGTTRIKRRSTQSTTRSASGARRSTSGARRSTSGARRSSSGTTRSASGTRRSSSGARRNSSGTTRSASGTTRGASGTTRSASGARRSSIGVTRSASGTTRSVSGARRSSSGTTRSASGARRSSSGARRSSSGARRSSISKTRSASGARRSSSGTTRSASGARRSSSGARRSSSCTTRGASGTRRSSSSTARSASCV from the exons ATGCAACTGCAGATCGGAGACAGTAGTTGGAACTTCCCAAAT TGGTACGACGCAGAGTTCAAGTGGAACAACACCGACAAAAAAAATTCTACACAGACTAAAGTTGATACGACCCGGAGTACATTTGGTACGACATGGAGAATAAGTGGTACGACCCTGAGAGCAAATCATACAAAACGGAGTACAAGTGGTACGACTCGGATAAAAAGAAGATCGACCCAGAGTACGACGCGGAGTGCAAGCGGTGCGAGACGGAGTACAAGTGGTGCGAGACGGAGTACAAGTGGTGCGAGACGGAGTTCCAGTGGTACGACGCGTAGTGCAAGTGGTACGAGACGGAGTTCAAGTGGTGCGAGACGGAATTCAAGTGGTACGACGCGGAGTGCAAGTGGGACGACGCGGGGTGCAAGTGGGACGACGCGGAGTGCAAGTGGTGCAAGACGGAGTTCAATTGGAGTGACACGGAGTGCAAGTGGTACCACGCGGAGTGTAAGTGGTGCGAGACGGAGTTCAAGTGGTACGACGCGGAGTGCGAGTGGTGCGAGACGGAGTTCAAGTGGTGCGAGACGTAGTTCAAGTGGTGCGAGACGGAGTTCCATTAGTAAGACGCGGAGTGCAAGTGGTGCGAGACGGAGTTCAAGTGGTACGACGCGGAGTGCAAGTGGTGCGAGACGGAGTTCAAGTGGTGCGAGACGTAGTTCAAGTTGTACGACGCGGGGTGCAAGTGGTACCAGACGGAGTTCAAGTAGTACGGCGCGAAGTGCAAGTTGTGTCTGA